TCACTGGCAACTCTATTTTATAGGTATTCATATACCATAAGGCTTTCCCGATGCCAGCGTTGACATTCAAGTTCAACAACATGGATCCACTTTCCGGACAAGAAATGGATGATGCCGCGCAGTTTATCTCGTCTGTTTGTTGGCGCGGTCGGTCTTCTACCCTAGTAGCTGCAAATTCAACCGGGAATATCAAAATTCTGGAGATGGTTTAGTTTGGCCTACTTCTCTTGGATTCATCATCCATGGTTGAAGCAAGAACACAAACAAAATCCGTGCCGGCACAAAAACTTTGATCGAATAAATACAGGTATCAGACATTGGAGAGTATTAAAAAGAGTATAGCATTTGAGCAAAAAACAAAAACATTTTTGGCTGTAGATGATAACAGATGCAATTAACATGAAGATTGAGaatgacttaatcaaatatgtgtagataaaactcaaaaaggaaaaacaaaaagaCAGCAATTGAATCCTCTTGTATATTTGTAATGCGTATATAGTTCATAGTCATTTTTTAgcaattatatttaatttatgaagctattcataaatattttgatgttgatCAAGTTCATGGGGAAGCAGAGCAGGCAAAGATGATGACCCGGATTTGAGAATCCACCCAAAACTATCCAAACTGTAAATCTGAACCCGAACTTGAACAGGATCTAATGATAATCAAGATTAGGTCAAATAAGCAGTGTTATTATTGAAGTTTTTCTATTAGATACAATTTTTTTTACTGATGTTTGTATTCCTCGTTGATTCAATTTCTCCATATAATTAAATCTATCTACACTGATCTTGACCATTATTAGCTTTCATAGCTAACCTAGCTATGAGTTGGCAAAGCCTTTGAGCTCCTGGACCTGGCTTGATCTTGTTCGAGTCCCCAACTTCTGAACATGTTAGTTTGCCGGAACACCAAGCGCCAGGAGTGAAACTCCCCTTTGCCCTGCCAAGCAAATCTGCATCAATCTTGTCCAAGACGGGATCATCGTGTTTGAATTTCCGGGCAAATGCTGCATTGCTCTGTATCATCTTATCTGTGTCATTAATGTTAAGGATGTGTGGGTGTTGTTTCGGGGGATTATCCCACGAAATATAGTGCAAATCATGGTTGACAACCGTCTTGGCAAATTCGGGAACGTTGCATACGACTGTCTGGAAGTAGCCTTCAGGGGAGGAAACGAAGTTTGTGTAATACATGAGAAGTGTTCTTGGTAGATTATCCCAACCCCAAACACAGAACTCTACAAACGGACGAGATAAAACTGTCCATGCCGAACCTGCAATCAAAGGTGTTCCGAAACAGTTAACCGCAAATCTTGTAAGCTGAAACAAATGTACCGTTTTTGTTCTGAACACGAGTATTAACCAGTAAATAGTTTAAATGCTGTAGGCAATGTTCTCCTTGGTGTGGCCAAATATATATCAGACTTAGTTGACATGTAAAGTCCAGGATCTACAATCAAAGGCTTAGCTCTTTCATTCCTGCAGAAACAATAGGCAAAACATTTTGGCCTTTTAGGCATACGTAAAGATCTTCTGATTGAGAACCAAAAAGGGAGACAACTTACGCTTTCCAACCAAGATTGCTCGTGTGCTCTATAAAGTTAAGGTTCCGATTTAAAGCCGAAAATGTATAAACAAGATCTGCAGATCACAAACTAATAGATCAACAGGTGCCAATGTAGAATCGAAAAACTCAAAACTTAGGCATATGATTAGAGACTAACCATCTTGAGTCACTAGAGGATAATCTGATGCACTGAGATTTATAAACCAATCCCAATCTTTATTTCTCTTAAGAAGAACAGCACAAGCATGGAGTGTATTAGCAACC
This is a stretch of genomic DNA from Gossypium arboreum isolate Shixiya-1 chromosome 11, ASM2569848v2, whole genome shotgun sequence. It encodes these proteins:
- the LOC108473416 gene encoding beta-glucuronosyltransferase GlcAT14B-like is translated as MAPSKMEKKCVCPVVLSSLVCAFVFVTSLNMGLVSSVHKFNSIFPIFSAHQRTSEYAESKIELGTPPPPGPTLPRFAYLVSGSKGDLEKLWRTLHALYHPRNEYVVHLDLEAPPEERLALASRIDNHTVFNKVGNVYMISKANMVTYRGPTMVANTLHACAVLLKRNKDWDWFINLSASDYPLVTQDDLVYTFSALNRNLNFIEHTSNLGWKANERAKPLIVDPGLYMSTKSDIYLATPRRTLPTAFKLFTGSAWTVLSRPFVEFCVWGWDNLPRTLLMYYTNFVSSPEGYFQTVVCNVPEFAKTVVNHDLHYISWDNPPKQHPHILNINDTDKMIQSNAAFARKFKHDDPVLDKIDADLLGRAKGSFTPGAWCSGKLTCSEVGDSNKIKPGPGAQRLCQLIARLAMKANNGQDQCR